One stretch of Vulpes lagopus strain Blue_001 chromosome X, ASM1834538v1, whole genome shotgun sequence DNA includes these proteins:
- the P2RY10 gene encoding putative P2Y purinoceptor 10, whose amino-acid sequence MYSNSTSNVETDCSATNVTFQNSLYATTYILIFIPGLLANSAALWVLCRFISKKNKAIIFMINLSVADLAHVLSLPLRIYYYISHHWPFPKALCLLCFYLKYLNMYASICFLTCISLQRCFFLLKPFRARNWKRRYDVGISAAIWIIVGTACLPFPLVRSTYLGNKTESCFADLGYKKMNVVALVGMITVAELAGFVVPVVIIAWCTWKTTISLRQPPMAFQGISERRKALRMVFMCAAVFFICFTPYHINFIFYTMVKETIISSCPIVQSTLYFHPFCLCLASICCLLDPILYYFMASEFRDQISRHGSSVTRSRLMSRESGSSMIS is encoded by the coding sequence ATGTATAGCAACAGTACCAGCAATGTTGAGACTGACTGCAGTGCTACTAATGTGACATTTCAGAACTCCCTCTATGCAACCACCTACATCCTCATATTCATCCCTGGTCTTCTGGCCAACAGTGCAGCCTTGTGGGTTCTGTGCCGCTTCatcagcaagaaaaataaagccatcaTTTTCATGATCAACCTCTCTGTGGCTGACCTTGCTCATGTGCTGTCCTTACCCCTCCGGATTTACTATTACATCAGCCACCACTGGCCCTTCCCAAAGGCCCTTTGCTTGCTGTGCTTCTACCTGAAGTATCTCAACATGTATGCCAGCATTTGTTTCCTGACATGCATCAGCCTTCAGAGATGTTTCTTCCTCCTCAAGCCCTTTAGGGCCAGAAACTGGAAGCGTAGGTATGATGTGGGCATCAGTGCTGCCATCTGGATCATCGTGGGAACTGCCTGCTTGCCATTTCCCCTTGTGAGAAGCACATACCTGGGCAACAAGACTGAGTCCTGTTTTGCTGATCTTGGttataagaaaatgaatgtaGTGGCTTTGGTTGGAATGATTACAGTTGCTGAGCTGGCAGGATTTGTGGTCCCAGTAGTAATCATCGCATGGTGTACTTGGAAAACTACTATATCCTTGAGACAGCCACCAATGGCTTTCCAAGGAATCAGTGAGAGGCGGAAAGCACTGCGGATGGTTTTTATGTGTGCTGCAGTCTTTTTCATCTGCTTTACTCCATAtcatattaactttattttttacactATGGTGAAGGAAACCATCATTAGTAGTTGTCCCATCGTCCAAAGCACACTGTATTTCCACCCTTTTTGTCTATGCCTTGCAAGTATCTGCTGTCTTTTGGATccaattctttattatttcatggcCTCAGAGTTTCGTGACCAAATATCTCGCCATGGAAGCTCTGTGACCCGTTCCCGCCTTATGAGCAGGGAAAGTGGTTCATCAATGATTAgctaa